One genomic region from Methylocystis echinoides encodes:
- a CDS encoding glucoamylase family protein, producing the protein MTTARECEDSGREESTLSDAALLELVQRQTFLYFWEGAHPVSGLARDNVGVLSNLENDIVAIGGSGFGVMAIIVAASRAWISRESAATRLTLMLDLLERATCFHGHFPHFMNGSTGAVIPFSRKDDGGDIVETSLLFQGLLCARQYFDQDNEAEKRLRERITCLWRDVEWSWHTRDGRSVLNWHWSPNNGFSLVHEIRGWNECLVTYVLAAASPRYAIDASVYHDGWAQGRSFLNGKSYYGVELPLGPPYGGPLFFSHYSFCGLDPRGLKDIYADYWRQNTHHVQINFEHCVHNPGQHKGYGPSCWGLTASDDPEGYNVHTPDEFTCACGYGCGNVAGRCCRRHAPDEDNGVISPTAALSSFPYAPDAALRAMRYFYDRLGDQLWGRFGFADAFSQDINWFSKSYSAINQGPIVAMIENYRTGLLWSLFMKDPDVQAGLRRLGFRSPDLS; encoded by the coding sequence ATGACAACCGCTCGGGAATGTGAAGACTCCGGACGAGAAGAGTCGACCTTGTCAGATGCGGCGTTGCTCGAGCTCGTGCAGCGACAGACGTTTCTCTACTTCTGGGAGGGAGCGCATCCGGTCAGCGGCCTCGCGCGCGACAACGTCGGCGTTCTTTCGAATCTTGAAAACGACATCGTCGCGATTGGCGGATCAGGATTCGGCGTCATGGCCATTATCGTTGCGGCATCGCGGGCGTGGATTTCCCGTGAGAGCGCAGCGACGCGCCTGACGCTCATGCTCGATCTGCTGGAGCGCGCGACCTGTTTTCACGGCCATTTTCCGCACTTCATGAATGGAAGCACTGGCGCCGTTATACCTTTCAGCCGGAAGGACGATGGCGGCGACATCGTCGAGACCTCGCTGCTCTTTCAAGGCTTGCTGTGTGCGCGGCAGTATTTCGATCAGGACAACGAGGCTGAAAAACGTCTGCGCGAGCGCATCACCTGTTTGTGGCGTGATGTGGAGTGGAGCTGGCACACTCGAGATGGACGCAGCGTGTTGAACTGGCATTGGAGCCCCAATAATGGTTTCAGCCTCGTGCACGAAATACGCGGCTGGAATGAATGCCTAGTGACTTATGTGCTTGCTGCGGCGTCACCACGCTATGCAATCGACGCGTCCGTCTATCACGACGGCTGGGCGCAGGGCCGCAGCTTTTTGAACGGCAAAAGCTACTATGGCGTCGAGCTACCGCTCGGCCCCCCTTATGGCGGACCGCTGTTTTTCAGCCATTATTCATTTTGCGGCCTCGATCCGCGGGGGCTTAAGGACATCTATGCCGATTACTGGCGACAGAATACCCATCATGTGCAAATCAATTTTGAACATTGCGTTCACAATCCGGGACAACACAAGGGTTACGGCCCGTCCTGCTGGGGACTTACGGCGAGTGACGACCCAGAGGGCTATAATGTGCATACGCCTGATGAATTCACTTGCGCTTGTGGTTACGGATGCGGAAATGTCGCAGGGCGGTGTTGCAGGCGGCATGCGCCCGACGAAGACAACGGCGTCATTTCGCCGACCGCGGCTTTGTCCAGCTTTCCATATGCACCCGATGCGGCGCTTCGCGCCATGCGGTATTTTTACGACCGACTTGGCGACCAACTTTGGGGTCGTTTCGGCTTCGCCGATGCATTCAGCCAGGATATCAACTGGTTTTCGAAGAGTTATTCCGCGATTAATCAGGGCCCTATCGTTGCGATGATCGAAAATTATCGAACAGGCCTGTTATGGAGCCTATTCATGAAAGATCCCGACGTGCAGGCGGGTTTGCGCCGACTGGGATTTCGCAGCCCAGATTTGTCCTGA
- a CDS encoding copper-binding protein, whose protein sequence is MPWVHVVVRKINLLASRITVSHAAIPQIHMPAMTINFPVADTTRLATLHEGDEVDIQCEHRGGAVGVVNFRMWR, encoded by the coding sequence GTGCCCTGGGTGCATGTCGTCGTGCGGAAGATCAACCTTCTCGCGAGTCGCATCACGGTTTCGCATGCGGCCATCCCGCAAATCCATATGCCGGCGATGACGATAAACTTCCCGGTCGCCGATACGACCCGTCTCGCCACGCTGCATGAGGGCGATGAGGTCGATATCCAATGCGAGCATCGCGGTGGTGCGGTGGGAGTCGTCAACTTCCGCATGTGGCGGTGA
- a CDS encoding HAD-IC family P-type ATPase, producing MHIVMLTGDNRVTAEAIAREVGVDEVYAELLPEDKVKKIDELVGRYGVVAMVSDGVNDAPALARASLGIAMGAIGSDAAIETADIALMTDDISRLPWLVHPAKRTLAIIRQNIAFSLGVKAIFMALTFAGLATLWGTIAADVGASLLVIANALRPLHPAYVRLSVT from the coding sequence TTGCATATTGTCATGCTAACGGGAGACAACCGGGTCACAGCCGAAGCCATTGCGCGTGAAGTCGGCGTCGACGAGGTATATGCGGAATTGTTGCCAGAGGACAAAGTTAAGAAGATTGACGAGCTGGTCGGCCGTTATGGCGTCGTCGCAATGGTTAGCGACGGCGTAAATGATGCGCCTGCGCTAGCACGCGCCAGTCTCGGCATCGCCATGGGCGCAATTGGCTCCGACGCCGCGATCGAAACAGCCGACATCGCGCTGATGACCGACGACATCTCAAGGTTGCCCTGGCTGGTTCACCCCGCGAAACGTACACTTGCTATTATCCGGCAAAACATTGCGTTCTCGCTCGGCGTCAAGGCAATCTTCATGGCACTCACTTTCGCCGGCTTGGCCACCCTTTGGGGCACCATCGCCGCCGATGTCGGCGCGTCGCTATTGGTCATCGCCAATGCGCTGCGACCTTTGCATCCGGCTTATGTCCGGTTATCAGTGACGTAA
- a CDS encoding HAD family hydrolase, whose amino-acid sequence MLIKGGAYLELPARLKAIAMDKTGTITRGEPEVVRVAPFGTHTDAELLTRAAALEARSTHPLARAILHKAQERVGGTAPATEVQALKGKGLTGMFDGEPFWLGSHRYVVERGQDTPQSAELAEALEGVARP is encoded by the coding sequence GTGCTGATCAAGGGCGGGGCTTATCTCGAGCTTCCCGCCCGGCTGAAAGCCATAGCCATGGACAAGACGGGAACGATCACGCGCGGCGAGCCGGAGGTCGTCCGTGTTGCGCCGTTCGGAACGCATACGGACGCTGAATTGTTGACGCGTGCGGCGGCGCTCGAGGCCCGTTCCACGCACCCGCTGGCGCGCGCCATTCTGCACAAGGCGCAAGAGCGGGTGGGCGGCACCGCGCCAGCGACGGAGGTCCAGGCGCTCAAAGGAAAGGGCCTGACAGGCATGTTTGATGGCGAGCCGTTCTGGCTCGGCTCCCATCGTTATGTCGTCGAACGCGGCCAGGATACGCCCCAGTCTGCAGAACTGGCGGAAGCATTGGAGGGGGTGGCAAGACCGTGA
- a CDS encoding HAD-IC family P-type ATPase → MRRPSRRSPPKPFRGPAPPSPRRHAQRQSRGDRFVVRGGERIALDGRVSAVNQAPITGESVPVEKEPGAEVFAGTINGDGALTMLARIIRMVEEAHARRAPSEQWVEQFARVYTPSVMVFALVVFLGPPLAFGGAWDDWFYRALVLLVIACPCALAISTPVSVVAALASSA, encoded by the coding sequence GTGAGACGCCCCTCCAGACGATCGCCGCCTAAGCCGTTCCGAGGACCGGCCCCGCCATCGCCCCGACGCCACGCGCAACGTCAATCCCGCGGCGACCGGTTCGTCGTTCGCGGCGGCGAGCGTATTGCGCTCGACGGCCGCGTCAGCGCCGTAAATCAGGCGCCGATCACTGGTGAAAGTGTGCCTGTGGAAAAGGAACCGGGCGCCGAAGTCTTTGCCGGCACGATAAACGGTGACGGCGCGCTAACCATGCTCGCCCGCATTATCCGCATGGTGGAAGAGGCGCATGCTCGGCGCGCTCCCTCGGAGCAATGGGTGGAACAATTTGCCCGCGTTTATACTCCGTCGGTCATGGTGTTCGCCCTTGTCGTTTTTCTCGGGCCGCCACTGGCGTTCGGGGGAGCATGGGATGATTGGTTCTATCGCGCGCTTGTCCTGCTGGTGATCGCCTGTCCCTGCGCCTTAGCGATCTCTACGCCCGTGTCCGTTGTCGCGGCGCTCGCTTCATCGGCTTGA